One part of the Larimichthys crocea isolate SSNF chromosome XIX, L_crocea_2.0, whole genome shotgun sequence genome encodes these proteins:
- the LOC104931304 gene encoding inhibin beta B chain, with the protein MSSWLLRLALFVACVLSIRCTAAPGTEAEAHTASKDTCASCGVAQPEDPESGRLNVDFLEAVKRHILSRLQMRERPNITHPVSRAAMVTALRKLHAGKVREDGRVEIPNLDGHPMSNEVLEESSEIISFAEKDDVVTSKSSLFFLISNEGNQNLYVTQATLWLYFKLLPSPLEVRPRRKVTVKVYYQEPGLGSKWNLVEKRVELKRSGWHTFMLTDAVRLVFEKGDRRQNLDVRCEGCEAEGVMPILLNHNDESHRPFLVVQARQADNKHRIRKRGLECDGSHSLCCRQQFYIDFRLIGWNDWIIAPSGYFGNYCEGNCPAYMAGGPGLASSFHTAVVNQYRMRGMSPGSMNSCCIPTKLSTMSMLYFDDEYNIVKRDVPNMIVEECGCA; encoded by the exons ATGAGTAGCTGGCTCCTCAGACTAGCACTCTTCGTGGCTTGCGTCCTCTCCATCCGCTGCACCGCTGCGCCCGGGACCGAGGCGGAGGCGCACACGGCGTCCAAGGATACCTGCGCGTCGTGCGGCGTGGCACAGCCGGAGGACCCCGAGTCGGGCCGGCTGAACGTGGACTTCCTGGAGGCGGTGAAGAGGCACATCCTGAGCAGGCTACAGATGCGGGAGAGGCCCAACATCACGCACCCGGTCTCGAGGGCGGCCATGGTGACGGCGCTGCGGAAGCTCCACGCCGGGAAGGTGCGTGAGGATGGGAGGGTGGAGATCCCCAACCTGGACGGACACCCGATGAGCAACGAGGTGCTGGAGGAGAGCTCGGAGATCATCAGCTTTGCGGAGAAAG ATGACGTGGTGACGTCCAAGTCCAGCCTGTTCTTCCTGATCTCCAACGAGGGCAACCAGAATCTGTACGTGACACAGGCCACCCTCTGGCTCTACTTCAAGCTGCTGCCGTCTCCTCTGGAGGTGCGCCCGAGGCGGAAGGTGACGGTGAAGGTGTACTACCAGGAGCCCGGCCTCGGCAGCAAGTGGAACCTGGTGGAGAAACGGGTGGAGCTGAAGCGCAGCGGCTGGCACACCTTCATGCTGACCGACGCTGTCCGGTTGGTGTTTGAGAAGGGCGACCGGCGCCAGAACCTAGACGTACGTTGCGAGGGCTGCGAGGCGGAGGGCGTCATGCCTATCCTGCTCAACCACAACGACGAGTCCCACCGGCCCTTCCTGGTGGTGCAGGCGCGGCAGGCCGACAACAAACACCGGATCCGCAAGAGGGGGCTGGAGTGCGACGGCAGCCACAGCCTGTGCTGCCGCCAACAGTTCTACATAGACTTCCGGCTCATTGGCTGGAACGACTGGATCATCGCACCGTCAGGCTACTTTGGGAACTATTGCGAGGGGAACTGTCCGGCCTACATGGCAGGCGGCCCCGGTTTGGCCTCGTCCTTCCACACAGCGGTGGTGAACCAGTACCGCATGCGGGGGATGAGCCCAGGCTCTATGAACTCCTGCTGCATTCCCACCAAGCTTAGCACCATGTCCATGCTCTACTTTGACGACGAGTACAACATCGTCAAGCGGGACGTTCCCAACATGATCGTGGAGGAGTGTGGCTGTGCTTGA
- the LOC104931303 gene encoding ras-related protein ralB-A, producing MASGKNKNQTSLALHKVIMVGSGGVGKSALTLQFMYDEFVEDYEPTKADSYRKKVVLDGEDVQIDILDTAGQEDYAAIRDNYFRSGEGFLLVFSITEHESFTATSEFREQILRVKEEEAIPLLLVGNKSDLEERRQVSADEATGKAGEWGVQYVETSAKTRANVDKVFFDLMREVRKKKMSESKGQNGPSGKKKKKPCCIL from the exons ATGGCCTCCGGTAAGAACAAGAACCAGACCTCCCTGGCTCTCCATAAGGTGATCATGGTGGGCAGCGGCGGCGTGGGAAAGTCCGCCCTCACACTGCAGTTCATGTACGACGAG TTCGTGGAGGACTACGAGCCCACCAAGGCCGACAGCTACAGGAAGAAGGTGGTGCTGGACGGCGAGGACGTTCAGATCGACATCCTGGACACGGCGGGGCAGGAGGACTACGCCGCCATCAGAGACAACTACTTCCGCAGCGGGGAGGGCTTCCTGCTCGTCTTCTCCATCACCGAGCACGAGTCCTTCACCGCCACGTCCGAGTTCAG ggaGCAGATCCTcagggtgaaggaggaggaggccatcCCTCTGCTGCTGGTCGGGAACAAGTCGGACCTGGAGGAGCGCCGGCAGGTCTCTGCCGACGAGGCCACGGGCAAGGCCGGAGAGTGGGGGGTGCAGTACGTGGAGACGTCGGCCAAGACGAGGGCCAACGTGGACAAG GTGTTCTTCGACCTGATGCGGGAGGTCCGTAAGAAGAAGATGTCGGAGAGCAAAGGCCAGAACGGGCCGagcgggaagaagaagaagaagccgtGCTGCATCCTTTAA